The sequence below is a genomic window from Dehalococcoidales bacterium.
GTGGACATATTCGTCGAAGTGCCCCGTGTCGACTACGAAAAGCTCACCGACGAGCGACTGGGTGAAGGGTCGAGCGAAGTGCAGGCCCGCGTCGCCACCACACGCCTCCGGCAGCAGGAGCGCTTCCGTGGCACCAGGCTCATCTGCAACGCCGAAATGACAGCCAACGATGTCCGGGAGCACTGCCACGCCGAGGACTCCGCACAGGGCCTGCTCAGGGCTGCCATGCACCAGCTGAACCTCTCTGCCCGGGCCTTTCACCGCATCCTCAAGCTGGCCAGAACCATCGCCGACCTCGAAAACGGCGATATCATCAGGG
It includes:
- a CDS encoding magnesium chelatase produces the protein VDIFVEVPRVDYEKLTDERLGEGSSEVQARVATTRLRQQERFRGTRLICNAEMTANDVREHCHAEDSAQGLLRAAMHQLNLSARAFHRILKLARTIADLENGDIIRAPHLAEAIQYRPRSLV